One stretch of Labrenzia sp. CE80 DNA includes these proteins:
- the dksA gene encoding RNA polymerase-binding protein DksA: protein MTVELESEYRPSEDEPFMNDRQREYFKNKLLAWKDDILRESKETLVILQEESQNHPDFADRASSETDRSIELRARDRQRKLISKIDSALERISDGSYGYCEETGEPIALRRLEARPIATLSIEAQEAHERREKVYRDD, encoded by the coding sequence ATGACGGTTGAACTTGAGTCTGAATATCGACCCAGCGAAGACGAGCCCTTTATGAATGACAGGCAGCGTGAGTACTTCAAGAACAAGCTGCTTGCCTGGAAAGATGACATTCTGAGGGAAAGCAAGGAGACCCTTGTGATCCTGCAGGAAGAGAGTCAGAATCATCCTGACTTCGCCGACCGCGCTTCCTCAGAGACGGATCGGTCAATCGAGCTGCGCGCTCGTGACCGGCAGCGCAAGCTGATTTCCAAGATTGATTCCGCACTGGAGCGGATCTCGGACGGAAGCTACGGCTACTGCGAAGAGACTGGCGAGCCTATCGCTCTTCGACGTCTTGAAGCGCGCCCGATTGCAACTCTGTCGATTGAAGCTCAGGAAGCGCATGAGCGCCGCGAGAAAGTCTATCGCGACGACTGA
- a CDS encoding rod-binding protein: MFNPAQSVSAQANPIDALAGVDRSNKTAVRDASEKYESVFLKNMLEAMFTGLEEGGTWGSGNGAEAWRGMMIDEYAKSVSDAGGIGLADTIERQLLELQENSQ, from the coding sequence ATGTTCAACCCCGCTCAATCCGTCTCTGCACAAGCCAATCCGATCGATGCGCTTGCTGGCGTGGACAGGTCGAACAAGACCGCTGTCCGCGACGCCTCAGAGAAATATGAATCCGTCTTCTTGAAAAACATGCTCGAAGCCATGTTCACCGGCCTTGAAGAAGGCGGGACTTGGGGAAGCGGCAATGGCGCCGAGGCTTGGCGCGGCATGATGATCGACGAATATGCAAAATCCGTATCGGACGCCGGCGGCATTGGGCTTGCCGACACCATCGAACGGCAACTGTTGGAACTCCAGGAGAACTCGCAATGA
- the flaF gene encoding flagellar biosynthesis regulator FlaF, with the protein MYKQAAQAYQKTSQVAVSPRELEATLLMKAAARLQLIKDEWEESSFAEKDEALSYNRKLWTILVTSATSAESQLPQDIKNNLASLGVFVFKHTMAIMIDPVPEKLATLISINRNIAEGLRAQTE; encoded by the coding sequence ATGTACAAACAGGCAGCGCAGGCTTACCAGAAAACGAGTCAGGTGGCAGTATCACCGAGGGAACTGGAAGCAACCCTTCTGATGAAGGCGGCAGCGCGACTTCAGTTGATCAAGGATGAATGGGAAGAAAGCTCTTTCGCCGAAAAGGACGAGGCGCTTTCCTATAACCGTAAACTATGGACGATCCTGGTAACTTCAGCCACAAGTGCCGAAAGTCAGCTTCCCCAGGACATCAAAAACAACTTGGCGTCTCTTGGCGTGTTTGTGTTTAAACACACAATGGCGATCATGATTGACCCCGTTCCGGAAAAATTGGCCACACTGATTTCAATAAACCGTAACATTGCGGAAGGTCTTCGGGCGCAAACCGAGTAA
- a CDS encoding flagellin translates to MSGITLSSAVRNNLNSLQATSQLMSGVQEKLSTGKKVNSALDNPNSFFTAKGLENRASDLSTLLDDMGQSVQTLQAADKGIEAISDLVDSAKAKANQAQQTSSQSERAQYAEEYNELLTQIEDIAKDSGYGGKNLLGGTGNDLSVTFNEDGSSSLSISAVDYTDTTSSTGLNLSDLTEATSGTATLTVTGTAATTLDSTANFATGDVITLTDANGTEVASLEIEDDTTIADLEALYDDVDGASAAFATNTLTVTSDFNLTTASSDTTPADFTTNGTDSGFATDSDIDAALSKLKSAQDTLRSQASTFGTNLSIVEGRQDFTNAIINTLEEGAGKLTLADTNEEGANLLALQTQQSLASTSLSLAAQADQNVLRLF, encoded by the coding sequence ATGAGCGGTATTACTCTTTCAAGCGCAGTGCGCAACAACTTGAACTCCCTGCAGGCGACCTCACAGCTTATGAGCGGCGTCCAGGAAAAACTGTCGACAGGCAAAAAGGTCAACTCCGCCCTCGACAACCCGAACTCCTTCTTCACTGCAAAGGGCTTGGAAAACCGCGCAAGCGATCTGTCCACCCTGCTTGATGATATGGGTCAGTCGGTCCAAACCCTGCAGGCAGCAGACAAGGGGATTGAGGCAATCTCTGATCTGGTTGACTCCGCAAAAGCGAAGGCAAATCAGGCCCAGCAAACCTCCAGCCAGTCCGAACGTGCTCAGTACGCAGAAGAGTACAACGAACTCCTGACGCAAATTGAGGATATCGCGAAGGACAGCGGATACGGCGGCAAGAACCTCCTTGGTGGCACCGGTAACGACCTCTCGGTGACCTTCAACGAAGACGGCTCTTCCAGCCTGAGCATTTCTGCCGTTGACTATACTGATACGACCTCTTCCACTGGCCTGAACCTGTCGGATCTGACAGAGGCAACCAGCGGGACAGCCACTCTCACTGTTACCGGAACTGCCGCAACCACCTTGGACTCCACGGCAAACTTCGCGACAGGCGACGTGATCACCCTCACAGATGCCAACGGTACAGAAGTCGCGTCCCTGGAAATCGAGGACGACACCACGATCGCCGATCTGGAAGCCCTCTATGATGACGTCGACGGTGCAAGCGCTGCTTTCGCAACGAACACACTGACGGTAACGTCTGATTTCAATCTGACAACAGCATCTTCAGATACAACACCAGCCGACTTCACGACGAACGGCACGGACTCAGGCTTTGCAACGGATTCGGATATCGACGCGGCGCTTTCCAAACTGAAAAGCGCTCAAGACACCCTGCGCTCGCAGGCATCCACATTCGGTACCAACCTGTCCATCGTGGAAGGTCGCCAGGATTTCACCAACGCGATCATCAACACGTTGGAAGAAGGTGCCGGCAAACTGACACTTGCAGACACCAATGAGGAAGGTGCGAACTTGCTGGCTCTTCAGACCCAGCAGTCCCTCGCCTCGACCTCTCTGTCTCTGGCCGCCCAGGCTGACCAGAACGTGCTGCGCCTGTTCTAA
- a CDS encoding flagellar basal body P-ring protein FlgI, with the protein MTLLTTAALSASRIKDIADFEGIRENQLIGYGLVVGLNGTGDGLRNAPFTKQSLQAMLERLGVNTRDVDLNTNTVAAVMVTANLPPFSTQGTRIDVSVSALGNAASLQGGTLLVTPLVGADGEVYAIAQGSVAIGGFSAQADAASVVRGVPTAGRIANGGLVEREVEFKLASLTTLRLALRNPDLTTSRRIALSINELIGMPTAEPLDPGTVRIDLPREYDGNIVDLLTDIEQLIVEPDLAARVVIDENSGIIVMGQDVKVSMVAVAQGNLTVTIAETPEVSQPLPFANGQTTIVPRSEIFVNDDPDAKLAIVPEAVTLKQLVDGLNALGIGPRDMISILQAIKASGALQAEIEVL; encoded by the coding sequence ATGACGCTCCTGACGACTGCTGCCCTCTCCGCGTCACGCATCAAGGACATTGCAGACTTCGAGGGAATTCGTGAAAACCAGTTGATCGGATATGGCCTTGTTGTTGGCTTGAACGGGACCGGTGATGGGCTCAGAAACGCTCCCTTCACCAAACAAAGCCTGCAAGCGATGCTAGAACGGCTTGGTGTTAACACCCGTGACGTCGACCTGAACACGAACACGGTTGCCGCTGTGATGGTGACGGCAAACCTACCGCCCTTTTCCACACAGGGAACACGCATCGACGTTTCTGTCAGCGCATTGGGCAACGCCGCCTCGCTGCAGGGCGGAACCTTACTGGTTACTCCGCTCGTTGGCGCGGATGGCGAGGTTTACGCAATCGCTCAGGGTTCAGTTGCCATCGGAGGTTTTTCCGCCCAGGCAGATGCGGCGTCGGTGGTACGAGGCGTTCCAACCGCTGGACGCATCGCCAATGGTGGCCTTGTCGAGCGTGAAGTCGAATTTAAACTCGCGTCTTTAACGACGCTCCGCCTGGCCTTGCGCAATCCGGATCTCACAACATCTCGCCGCATCGCTCTTTCGATCAACGAATTGATCGGCATGCCGACGGCGGAACCCCTCGACCCAGGCACTGTGCGCATCGACCTGCCCCGTGAATATGACGGCAATATCGTTGATCTGCTGACCGACATCGAGCAGCTCATTGTTGAACCTGATCTCGCCGCACGTGTCGTGATAGACGAAAATTCAGGCATCATCGTCATGGGGCAGGACGTCAAGGTCTCCATGGTGGCAGTCGCCCAGGGCAATCTTACGGTCACGATCGCCGAGACACCTGAAGTTTCCCAGCCTTTGCCCTTCGCCAACGGCCAGACCACGATCGTTCCCCGTTCGGAAATCTTCGTCAACGACGATCCAGACGCCAAACTCGCGATCGTTCCGGAGGCGGTAACGCTTAAGCAACTTGTCGACGGCTTGAATGCTCTTGGTATCGGCCCGCGCGACATGATCTCAATCCTTCAGGCGATCAAGGCATCTGGCGCCCTGCAAGCCGAAATCGAGGTGCTTTGA
- a CDS encoding flagellar protein codes for MAVDTIATSRSYMTKQVTSLSKTLTEKTTQLATGKVSTTFGGIGNNRLLDLELTQKVGQIDSYKETIVSANLHIETLNLTLERLEEIRLDAKSALDPNEFVLQSDGQTQSQATAEVLLYEVANLLNTEVAGHYLYGGSDAYANPVAAIQDILEGADGLDGLSTVMDEFSQANLGVNENGRLDISALTTNYALGVPTDSTFTITEDGAHDFGFDISTVTSSLSNVAITGPSGGDPDTFDVQFTGQPTLGETIAVEFTLPPDHTETFTIELEATSSGGEGAFAIGDDLEETAENLRTAISEALEEEAQTNLKALSDDWAADNFFDTFGGVETMRIDGPPYDTATALIAGGSTTVAWYTGDNSATTNAREDKSAVVDTNLTVNYGARANEQGLTDLMKSLATFVSADFSAGTDNDKLYHSALATELRAVLEPDSADQSGIVDISTEISIAYRAVDSADDRHDQMRSSYLTTIGEIEGVDNELLAAEILQLQTNIEASYRASSIVYNLSIVDYL; via the coding sequence ATGGCCGTTGATACGATTGCGACATCCAGGTCCTATATGACCAAGCAGGTCACGAGCCTGAGCAAAACGCTGACGGAAAAGACCACGCAGCTCGCAACTGGCAAGGTTTCGACAACGTTTGGAGGGATTGGTAACAATCGCCTGCTCGATCTGGAGCTCACGCAGAAGGTCGGGCAGATCGACTCCTATAAAGAGACCATTGTCAGCGCGAACCTTCATATCGAGACATTGAACCTGACGCTTGAACGTCTGGAAGAGATACGGCTGGATGCGAAGTCCGCGTTGGATCCCAATGAATTTGTGCTGCAATCCGACGGGCAAACGCAGTCCCAGGCCACCGCCGAGGTGCTGCTTTATGAGGTTGCCAATCTGCTAAACACGGAAGTCGCAGGTCATTACCTATACGGCGGCAGCGATGCCTACGCCAATCCGGTGGCAGCCATTCAGGACATCCTGGAAGGCGCCGACGGGCTGGATGGTCTCAGTACGGTGATGGATGAATTTTCTCAGGCCAATCTCGGGGTCAACGAAAATGGCCGTCTCGATATCTCGGCATTGACGACCAACTACGCACTTGGTGTTCCCACGGATTCTACCTTCACAATCACGGAAGACGGTGCGCACGACTTCGGTTTTGACATCTCCACTGTCACATCAAGCTTGAGCAATGTTGCGATCACAGGCCCAAGTGGTGGGGACCCTGACACGTTTGATGTTCAATTTACGGGGCAGCCGACATTGGGCGAAACAATTGCCGTCGAGTTCACTCTGCCGCCAGACCACACGGAGACTTTCACGATTGAGCTGGAAGCTACATCTAGCGGTGGTGAGGGGGCCTTTGCCATCGGCGACGATCTCGAGGAAACGGCGGAAAATCTTCGGACGGCGATATCGGAGGCTCTTGAAGAAGAGGCACAAACCAACCTTAAGGCCTTGTCGGACGATTGGGCGGCTGACAACTTCTTCGATACCTTTGGCGGTGTGGAGACAATGCGGATTGACGGGCCGCCATATGATACCGCCACGGCCCTGATTGCAGGCGGTTCAACGACAGTCGCTTGGTATACCGGCGACAATTCTGCAACGACAAACGCACGAGAAGACAAGAGCGCAGTAGTCGATACCAACCTTACGGTCAACTACGGCGCACGCGCAAATGAGCAGGGATTGACTGACTTGATGAAGTCGCTCGCGACCTTTGTCAGTGCCGATTTTTCCGCCGGAACGGATAACGACAAGCTTTACCACTCCGCGCTTGCAACAGAGTTGCGTGCGGTTTTGGAACCGGACTCTGCGGATCAGTCTGGTATAGTCGATATTTCAACGGAAATTTCGATTGCCTACCGGGCTGTCGATAGTGCGGATGATCGTCATGATCAGATGAGGTCTAGCTATCTCACGACGATCGGCGAAATTGAAGGTGTCGACAACGAGCTTCTAGCGGCTGAAATTCTTCAGCTTCAGACCAATATTGAAGCTTCCTATAGGGCATCTTCAATTGTTTATAACTTGAGTATCGTCGACTATCTCTAA
- a CDS encoding flagellar assembly protein FliX, translated as MRITGQKPVSGVQGRGAKKRSGATGDAFTPEMGDESSPTAATTSAMGVQGMDALLALQEVGEDPERRRKAARHGHSLLDGLEAIKTDLLGGLISEDRLEALAHEVGSQVESGDEEVDSVLREIELRVKVELAKLGRFTD; from the coding sequence ATGCGAATTACCGGACAAAAACCTGTTTCTGGCGTGCAGGGGCGGGGGGCGAAAAAACGCAGTGGAGCCACTGGCGATGCTTTCACGCCAGAGATGGGTGACGAAAGCAGCCCGACTGCGGCTACGACCAGCGCGATGGGAGTTCAGGGTATGGATGCGCTTTTGGCGCTTCAGGAGGTCGGTGAGGACCCTGAACGCCGACGCAAGGCTGCCCGTCATGGTCATTCTCTTCTGGACGGCCTTGAGGCCATAAAGACTGATCTGCTTGGTGGGCTGATTTCCGAGGATCGCTTGGAAGCGCTCGCTCATGAGGTCGGCAGCCAGGTTGAAAGCGGTGATGAGGAGGTGGATTCGGTACTTCGCGAGATCGAATTGCGGGTCAAAGTCGAGCTTGCAAAACTCGGTCGATTCACCGACTAG
- a CDS encoding flagellin, protein MADITLSSAVRSNLNALQATSQLMSGVQEKLSTGKSVNSALDNPNSFFTAKGLENRASDLSSLLDDMGQSVQTLQAADKGIEAISDLVDAAKAKANQAAQTSSQTERAQYAEEYNELLTQIEDIAKDSGYKGKNLLGGTGNDLSVTFNEDGSSSLSISAVDYTSASSSTGLNLSDLTEATSGTATLTVTGTAATTLDSTANFATGDVITLTDANGTEVASLEIEDDTTIADLEALYDDVDGASAAFATNTLTVTSDFNLTTASSDTTPADFTTNGTDSGFATDSDIDAALSKLKSAQDTLRSQASTFGTNLSIVESRQSFTNDIINTLEEGAGMLTLADTNEEGANLLALQTQQSLASTSLSLASQADQNVLRLF, encoded by the coding sequence ATGGCTGATATTACACTTTCCAGCGCAGTGCGTTCCAACCTGAATGCACTGCAGGCGACCTCCCAACTGATGAGTGGCGTCCAGGAAAAACTGTCCACGGGTAAGAGCGTCAACTCCGCCCTCGACAATCCGAACTCCTTCTTCACTGCAAAGGGTTTGGAAAACCGCGCAAGCGATCTGTCTTCGCTGCTCGACGACATGGGCCAGTCGGTCCAGACCCTGCAGGCAGCAGACAAGGGGATTGAGGCAATCTCTGATCTTGTCGACGCAGCTAAAGCGAAGGCAAATCAGGCAGCCCAGACCTCGAGCCAGACAGAACGTGCTCAGTACGCAGAAGAGTACAACGAACTCCTGACACAAATTGAGGATATCGCGAAGGACAGCGGATACAAGGGCAAAAACCTTCTTGGCGGTACGGGTAACGACCTCTCGGTGACCTTCAACGAAGACGGATCGTCCAGCCTAAGCATTTCCGCCGTTGACTATACTAGCGCGTCATCCTCCACTGGCCTGAACCTGTCGGATCTGACAGAGGCAACCAGCGGGACAGCCACTCTCACCGTTACCGGAACTGCCGCAACCACCTTGGACTCCACGGCAAACTTCGCGACAGGCGACGTGATCACCCTCACAGATGCCAACGGTACAGAAGTCGCGTCCCTGGAAATCGAGGACGACACCACGATCGCCGATCTGGAAGCCCTCTATGATGACGTCGACGGTGCAAGCGCTGCTTTCGCAACGAACACACTGACGGTAACGTCTGATTTCAATCTGACAACAGCATCTTCAGATACAACACCAGCCGACTTCACGACGAACGGCACGGACTCAGGCTTTGCAACGGATTCGGATATCGACGCGGCGCTTTCCAAACTGAAAAGCGCTCAAGACACCCTGCGCTCGCAGGCCTCCACCTTCGGTACAAACCTGTCGATCGTGGAAAGCCGTCAGAGCTTCACCAACGACATCATCAACACGTTGGAGGAAGGTGCTGGCATGCTGACCCTGGCCGACACCAACGAGGAAGGTGCCAACTTGCTGGCTCTGCAGACACAGCAGTCTCTGGCTTCTACCTCCCTCTCCCTGGCATCCCAGGCAGACCAAAACGTCCTGCGTCTCTTCTAA
- a CDS encoding flagellin, whose product MSDIVLSSAVRENLLSLKNTAGLQSTTQNRLATGLKVNSALDNPNSFFTASGLNDRASDLSNLLDNMGQAVQTIRAADDGLTGITRLVESAKAIANQALQTQSEYQRKTYTEQYNDILDQIEDLARDSDYKGKNLLAGLGNELQVIFNEDSTSNLTVDPVDFTDTTLSTGLALSDLENGAGATSSFTLASGSTTLDLTSLQASSKLSDLADWADGDIVSVSDGTTTTTFTVGTGVGEIETVQDYVNALNDVQGIKASFDETTDQITIDSGLNPANTLSISKDTTGGGTATDGGVGAGTTTLTTTVMTAAATLTSSGGFEVDDVLYITDGNGFEAASIEIDDDTTVSDLVSLIKSVKGLDANFASGSVSMEGDVSWAITSSNNDFNIDEFATTDGTVNLTATDSGFKDDTDIERVLQAINSALDELRSAAGELGTSLSTVEIRTSFTEELINTLEVGAGALTIADMNEEGANMLALQTRQQLSSTALSLANQAEQSVLSLFG is encoded by the coding sequence ATGAGCGATATTGTCCTTTCTAGTGCCGTTCGGGAAAACTTGCTCTCGTTGAAAAATACAGCGGGACTGCAATCAACGACACAGAACCGGCTGGCAACGGGATTGAAAGTCAATTCCGCGCTAGACAACCCAAATTCGTTCTTTACAGCGTCCGGCTTGAATGACCGAGCAAGCGACCTTTCCAATCTCCTCGATAATATGGGCCAGGCAGTCCAAACGATCCGCGCCGCAGATGACGGCCTCACGGGCATAACCCGCCTCGTAGAGTCAGCAAAGGCGATTGCCAACCAGGCTCTTCAGACCCAAAGCGAATACCAGCGCAAGACCTACACCGAGCAATACAACGATATTCTTGACCAGATCGAAGATCTGGCACGAGATTCCGACTATAAGGGCAAGAATCTTCTTGCCGGTCTCGGCAATGAGCTTCAGGTGATCTTCAATGAGGACAGCACTTCGAACCTCACGGTCGACCCCGTTGATTTCACCGACACCACGCTTTCAACTGGCTTGGCACTGTCAGATCTCGAGAATGGCGCTGGTGCGACTTCGTCTTTTACCCTTGCAAGCGGATCTACAACTCTTGATCTGACATCGTTGCAGGCGTCTTCCAAGCTCTCAGATCTAGCGGACTGGGCGGACGGAGATATTGTATCAGTTTCCGATGGAACGACCACGACCACCTTTACAGTTGGAACTGGTGTCGGCGAAATCGAAACGGTGCAGGACTACGTCAACGCCCTCAACGATGTGCAGGGTATCAAGGCTTCTTTCGACGAAACCACAGACCAGATAACAATAGACTCGGGCCTCAATCCGGCCAATACGCTTTCCATCTCTAAGGATACGACAGGCGGCGGTACTGCAACCGACGGCGGCGTAGGCGCGGGAACAACCACGCTCACCACAACGGTGATGACAGCTGCCGCTACATTGACCTCTTCCGGTGGATTTGAAGTCGATGACGTCCTGTACATCACTGACGGAAATGGTTTCGAGGCTGCCTCTATCGAGATCGATGATGACACGACGGTCAGTGACCTAGTTAGCCTGATCAAGTCGGTCAAAGGCTTAGATGCGAATTTCGCGTCTGGAAGCGTGTCTATGGAAGGCGATGTTTCCTGGGCGATCACCAGCAGCAACAATGACTTTAACATTGATGAGTTCGCGACGACGGACGGTACGGTCAACCTGACAGCAACCGACTCCGGCTTTAAGGACGACACCGACATCGAGCGCGTTCTTCAGGCGATAAATTCCGCCCTGGATGAACTACGTTCTGCGGCGGGCGAACTTGGAACGAGCCTGTCGACCGTCGAGATCAGGACGAGTTTCACTGAGGAGCTTATCAACACGCTTGAAGTCGGTGCCGGCGCGCTGACAATTGCTGACATGAACGAAGAAGGTGCCAACATGCTTGCTCTTCAGACACGTCAACAGCTGTCGTCGACCGCCCTGTCTCTCGCCAACCAGGCCGAGCAGAGCGTGCTTAGTCTCTTCGGCTAA
- the flbT gene encoding flagellar biosynthesis repressor FlbT: MALKVELKPGERIIIGDSIITNDNQRTRLFIEGQAPILREKDILTPATADTPAKRVYLAVQLMYLSSEVDRIQDNYFTLVNDIVKAAPSTIPYVTRISNSIITGAFYKALKEARKLIEYERTLIGHVQTGSAGLPENESGGSITEGTGSNPSDEGGSATSVDQG; the protein is encoded by the coding sequence ATGGCGCTCAAGGTCGAGCTTAAGCCGGGTGAGCGGATTATCATCGGCGATTCAATCATCACCAATGACAATCAAAGAACCCGACTGTTTATCGAAGGCCAGGCGCCAATCTTGCGAGAGAAGGACATTCTCACGCCGGCTACCGCGGATACACCTGCCAAACGCGTCTATCTGGCCGTTCAACTGATGTATCTTTCAAGTGAAGTAGACAGAATTCAAGACAACTACTTCACTCTTGTAAATGATATCGTAAAGGCCGCACCGAGTACAATTCCATATGTCACACGGATTAGTAACTCGATAATAACCGGTGCCTTTTATAAAGCTTTGAAAGAAGCACGTAAGCTTATCGAGTACGAGAGGACGCTGATCGGCCATGTACAAACAGGCAGCGCAGGCTTACCAGAAAACGAGTCAGGTGGCAGTATCACCGAGGGAACTGGAAGCAACCCTTCTGATGAAGGCGGCAGCGCGACTTCAGTTGATCAAGGATGA
- a CDS encoding flagellin, with amino-acid sequence MDSITLSAGVRQNLLTLQSTADMMSGVQNKLATGLKVNSALDNPNSFFTASGLDARANDLNNLLEDMGQSLQTIKAADEGIQTITDLVESAKAKANQALQTQSQYERAKFAAQYNNLLEQIEDVAKDSSYKGKNLLAGDGNDLTTIFNEDATSKLKIGAVDYTDAALSTGLNLSDLVEGQGGATSFQLEGGSATIVLTDGTNTLNSSSLLSDSDAIDVTDEISLHDATTASAVVTNSTVTVGAATTVQDLIDQIDDIAGVSAEFDEATGTLTIISNDDLTVRNDGSSGANTATLATLDATKFTELTTNLADSGSYEVGDTLTLTDGNNFELGSLEIEEDTTIDDLTNFIDDFAGVSATFDETTGKLALLSDTDLYLTSDNADFNASAFTADADGVTIAALTDSGFATDNDINRVVDKLNNALENLRAQASEFGTNLSTVEIRQDYTKSMVNTLVEGAGLLTLADTNEEGANLLALQTRQQLASTSLSFASQADQTVLSLF; translated from the coding sequence GTGGATAGCATCACCCTCTCCGCCGGAGTGCGGCAGAACCTCCTCACACTTCAGTCAACCGCAGACATGATGTCTGGCGTCCAGAACAAGCTGGCGACCGGTCTGAAGGTGAACTCAGCACTCGACAATCCGAACTCCTTCTTTACGGCCTCGGGACTTGATGCCCGTGCAAATGACCTCAACAATCTTCTGGAAGACATGGGTCAATCGCTGCAAACGATCAAGGCAGCCGATGAAGGTATTCAGACCATCACCGATCTGGTCGAGTCCGCAAAGGCGAAGGCTAATCAGGCACTCCAGACACAGAGCCAGTACGAACGTGCGAAGTTTGCAGCGCAGTACAACAATCTGCTCGAGCAGATTGAAGATGTTGCCAAGGATTCCTCCTATAAGGGCAAGAACCTTCTTGCCGGCGACGGCAACGACCTCACAACAATCTTCAACGAAGACGCCACCTCCAAATTGAAGATCGGCGCGGTCGATTACACAGACGCTGCCCTGTCAACCGGCCTGAACCTGTCTGATCTTGTCGAAGGCCAAGGTGGCGCAACATCCTTCCAGCTGGAAGGTGGCAGCGCAACAATTGTCTTGACCGACGGCACCAACACCTTGAATTCGAGCTCACTTTTGAGCGATTCCGACGCTATCGACGTCACCGATGAGATTAGCCTTCACGACGCAACAACGGCATCAGCCGTGGTGACGAATTCCACCGTTACGGTAGGAGCCGCCACTACAGTTCAGGATCTCATCGATCAGATCGACGACATAGCTGGTGTTAGCGCAGAGTTTGACGAAGCGACAGGCACGCTCACAATCATTTCGAACGATGACCTGACGGTGAGGAATGACGGCAGCAGTGGCGCTAACACAGCAACGCTGGCCACCCTGGACGCGACCAAGTTCACAGAGTTGACCACCAATTTGGCAGATTCTGGTTCCTATGAGGTCGGAGACACGCTCACACTGACTGACGGTAACAATTTCGAGCTGGGTTCACTCGAAATTGAAGAAGACACGACCATCGACGATCTAACCAATTTCATTGATGATTTCGCTGGTGTAAGCGCCACCTTTGACGAGACCACCGGCAAACTGGCACTGTTGAGCGACACTGACTTGTATCTCACAAGTGACAACGCTGACTTCAACGCATCCGCATTTACTGCAGATGCCGATGGTGTCACCATCGCAGCTTTAACTGACAGCGGGTTCGCAACCGACAACGACATCAACCGTGTCGTTGATAAGTTGAACAATGCACTTGAAAACCTGAGAGCTCAGGCTTCCGAATTTGGTACCAATCTCTCGACCGTGGAAATTCGACAGGACTACACCAAGTCGATGGTCAACACGCTCGTTGAAGGCGCAGGGTTGCTGACCCTGGCGGATACCAACGAAGAAGGCGCGAACCTTCTGGCTCTTCAGACACGCCAGCAGCTCGCATCAACGTCCCTCTCCTTCGCTTCTCAGGCGGATCAGACGGTACTGTCCCTCTTCTAA
- the flgH gene encoding flagellar basal body L-ring protein FlgH: MSTLKSAKFLLLGVAVTSLATGCGAPDRLAQVGQQPALNAIQDPTTTAGYRPVQMPMPEPQKAHYNANSLWRSGNRAFFEDQRAKQVGDILTVVVTISDKAEFDNTTERSRSDSSSNGVGGALGTAIDTIFLPSGVAASDIASVDSSSNFSGEGSVDREETLETSVAAVVLQVLPNGNLVIEGRQEVRVNFEVRELVVAGIVRPEDISSENTIASEKIAEARIGYGGRGQITDVQQPRYGSQVLDIMLPF, from the coding sequence ATGAGCACTCTGAAGTCCGCAAAATTTCTTCTTCTCGGCGTTGCTGTAACAAGTCTTGCCACGGGCTGTGGCGCACCTGACCGTCTGGCTCAGGTCGGACAGCAACCAGCCTTGAATGCCATCCAGGATCCAACAACAACTGCAGGCTATCGACCCGTCCAGATGCCGATGCCCGAACCGCAGAAAGCGCATTACAACGCCAACTCTCTCTGGCGGTCAGGCAACCGAGCCTTCTTTGAGGACCAGCGTGCCAAGCAGGTCGGCGACATTTTGACCGTTGTCGTGACAATCTCCGACAAGGCGGAGTTCGACAACACCACCGAAAGGTCTCGATCCGACAGCAGCTCAAACGGTGTCGGCGGCGCGTTGGGCACCGCAATCGACACCATCTTCCTGCCGTCCGGCGTCGCCGCCAGCGACATCGCGTCGGTTGACAGCAGCTCAAACTTCTCCGGTGAAGGCAGTGTGGACAGGGAAGAAACCCTGGAAACAAGCGTAGCTGCCGTTGTTCTGCAGGTCCTTCCCAACGGCAACCTCGTGATCGAAGGGCGCCAGGAAGTGCGGGTCAACTTCGAGGTACGTGAACTGGTCGTCGCCGGTATCGTACGTCCCGAAGACATAAGCTCAGAGAACACGATCGCCAGCGAAAAGATTGCCGAGGCTCGCATTGGCTACGGCGGACGTGGCCAGATCACCGATGTCCAGCAACCGCGCTACGGCAGCCAGGTACTCGACATCATGCTCCCATTCTGA